The Primulina huaijiensis isolate GDHJ02 unplaced genomic scaffold, ASM1229523v2 scaffold41111, whole genome shotgun sequence genome contains the following window.
AGCTTATCGTCAAGTCGTAATCCTTCAGGAGTTCAATCCATCGTCACTACCGcatatttagttctttttgcgtgaacaAGTATTTGCGACTttggtgatcagtgaaaatctcacACTTGGCTCCATAgagataatgtctccatatttttAGTGCGAACACCACTGCAGCTAGTTCGAGATCATGCGTCGGATAGTTTTGCTCATATGGTTTCAATTTCCTTGAAGCGTAGGCTATCACCCTTCCTTCTTGCATGAGCACACATCCTAAACCTCCTTTTGAAGCATCATTGTAGATGGTGAAATCTTTTCCTTCAGTTGGCAATACCAATACCGGAGTAGAGGCAAGTTTCTTCTTCAAGGTCTCGAAACTTTActcacattcttcactccattGAAACTTAGAGTTCTTTTGCGTGAGTTTAGTGAAAGATATGGCTATTGAAGagaatccttcaacaaattttcgataATAGCCCAATTGCATGAGCGTCCATAActtgttctgaaggctgtcttcggAATATCGTTTGTTTTGACCTTTAGTTGGTGGTAGCCTGACCTTAAGTCGAGCTTGGAAAAGTCTGTAGCTCCTTTGAGTTGGTCAAGCAAGTCATCTATCCTTGGAAGctgatacttattcttgattgtgatcttattcagtTCCATGTAATCAATACATAATCTCATGTTTCCgtgttttttttacaaatagGACAGGAGCTCCCCATGGGGATGCGCTTGGTCGGATTTGCTTCTTATCCAACAATTCTTGAAGTTGttctttgagttctttcaactTTGCTGAAGCCATttggtacggtgcttttgagattaGTGTAGCATTGGGTActaaattaatctcaaattccaCTTCGCGGTCGGGCATTGTGCCAGGGAGTTCTTCACGGAAGACATCCGGAAACTCTTGTACTACCGAAATCTCTTCAAGTACAAGTGTGGTTCCTTCCTTTACCTCACTTAACATAGCTAGGTAAActtcttctccacttttcatGGCTTTTCAAGTCTGAGAAGCAGATAGTAAGGATTCATGTTTCTTGACTTTACCATAGTAAACGATTTCTTCTTGGTTCGGAGCCCTTAGTCTGACGTTCTTCAAGCGGCAGTCTACAATTGCGTGATTCTTTGATAGCCAATTCATTCCCAGAATGGCGTCGAACTCCACTATGTTTAGTTGAATCAATTCAGCTTGAAATAGGTGATCATTAATACAGATCTCACAATATCTGTGCACCCTATGTGTTTCAATTGTCTTACTAGTAGGAGTTGCTACTCTAAAAGGTTCGACAAGTATTTCAGGTATCAGCCTTAATTTCTTAGTGAACCTCTTAGATATGAACGAATgagtggcaccacaatcaaacaatacATATGCTGACATTTCATTGATTAGAATGGTACCTGCCACGACATCGTTTGAGTCATCAGCCTCTTTCTGAGTCATTGCAAACACACGAGCGTTAGACTTAATTTCCTTTGGCTTGCTGGGGGTTGTGAAGaccaaagaatttgaagagctacattaagaatttgaagagccacattTGAAGAGCCACAAAGCCAAGNAAAGCGCCTTTGAATGACCCACTGGACTGATTTGGTCTTTTGAATGACTGTTTCCCTTTAAAATATTGTCCAGAAAGAGGTTGCTTATTCTTGTTCTCATCTTCCAGGCTCTTTATGTCTGTCTCGGCTCGTATTGGTGTGCCCATTAGGTCAGCAAAACTCGTGGGTTGGTAAACTGCTAATGCTGGCTGAATACGACTGCTCAGACCACGCTTGAACCGGTGCATCTTTAAGGTATCATCAGCCATGATAGTGGGTTCATAGGCtccaagagagttgaactttgAAGTATACTCCACCACAGACATAtccaaagtttgagcaaaattTTCGAATTCACTCAGCTTATGTAATCTCACTTCAGCTGGGTAATACTGTTTCAGGAATACCTCTCGAAACTGTTGCCATGTGATTGGTCCATCTGCTGTCAAAGCTGGTGAGACTGTCTCCCACCATTTGGCTACTTTTTCTTCTAAGAATGGTGTCACCACATCCACCTTGAACTCGTTGGGGATCTCGAGTAGGCGGAGTTGGGTCTTGATATTTTTGATCCAGTTTTGGGCAATTTCGAGGTTCGGGTCTCTTTTGAATTTTTGAGTGCGATTCTTTCGCTGAGACTTATAGTGGTACTTGACCCCATGTGCTGGAGGTCCTGGTGGTGGCGGATTGTCGTTGGCGTTTGTGTTACCCAACCCTTGGATGGTAGTGGCCACAATAGTTGCTATGGCCATTAAGTCAACTTGACTTAGGCCCAATCCTGGTGGTGGTGGCGGATGTAGGTTCTCTTCATTGTTTGTGTTATTACGGTTGTTGTTGCGATTTCCGTAACGCGGGTTGCGGTTGTTTCGTACCGGTCTTCCATCCATATCCTACAAGGGTGCAAGCTTCTAAGATATTTGTTTGCCAATATATATATGAGTTAATCATGAACTGAAATCGACAATTGacaaaatcaaataaactttttattgattCTAACGAAAAGAGAAGCAATACATATCCAAGTTTTAGGAAGCACAAAAGGAGAGGAAATTCATTATAAAGCACATAGATTATAAATCTTTATTAGAACTAGTCGCGACACTAAATCCTCAATAATCTAAAATCTCGCCATCTCCTACTGCTTCGTCTTCCATTGGTTCTTCTATCGGTTCCATTTTAGGTTCCAAGTCGATAAGGGCATCCTGAACTTGTTGAACCTGATTTTGTAAGTGTTCATTATGCATATTCAGATGTTGTACCGAATATTGCAGTTCTTGAATGATCACTGCATCTTGCTGATGTCGTTGGACCGCTATAAAAAAGGTCTGCTCCAAGAGAGCCTGGAGATGAGCTTTCTGTTCCTCCAGCTCGTACTTTTATTTTTGCAGAGTATGTAGAGTTGCAATTAGTTTCCCGTTGTCTTTCTGTTCTCGGGCGAAAGATGCTCGAAGGTCCTTAATGATGGTGTCCTTGTCAGAGACTGGTATAACACTCATACGAGTCGTTGTCCGAGTGCGAGGCATAGAAGAATTTGAAGTCatttcctgaaataaaaacagatGGAAAGGCTTACAAAATTATAAGGTCGTGAATAAACATCAAACAGTAAATTTCATAGTCATCTCATTCGAGATTTGATTCAGAAAGGGTTCAAAGATGAAAAATTCGAGAATTGACGTATGCTTTGAATATTATACGTCGAGATCAATTCAGAATAATTAATGGAATCGAATTCTTGAGTTTCCTATGGGaagtcacaattttcaaatctaAAATTGGGGTGGACATGAATGactaagtttttgccaaaatctAACTTCGTCAAACTTTGTCTTTCGAAATCCCCAGCCGGATTATGAaactggcggctctgataccacttaaatgtcacacCTCGAAACCGAGACGTGTCATTAACgttgtttaaaaatttataatcgtGTAACAACAAGCCACATAGTACAtcaaatagccaaaagccaatctattacataaatcaataatcgtctttacaatgcgataTAAAACGAAATGCGGAAGTATAAAATACGATAATCTAAATTAAAGATAGAATAATAAGACTTGTCTTGAATcggatcaccatccccaaaagaattcttgttctttatcttcgatttgttcctcgttcttatctgggttggtaatgtaaggggtgagtacttgggaaatactcagtaaatgggggctgATCGGGCATAATAAATATCAAGGTGATAATTATACGAATAcgttatcataatttcaatcatAAGCATGTTCAATCGAATACGAACAAGatacaaacatagcactgagttactgatcagtcccctttATGTTACTTCTCTAAGGGGCGATGCcaaaagaacggttattatatcccaccgcatcagggccttaaacaaaacatatcaaatatcggaatttccttgccatttctaattcgaatTATTAcagtgaatttcaaatatttcaaacatgctttcaaatattatatctaaTATCCAACAATAAATTGTTCAAGAATGTTCATAACAAATAGgaacgaatatatcatgccgatcgaatttcaagaaacatacataatgtatttttaagcaAATGTGGATATACCTACGAAAAACAAGTATGtcgttgtatatatatatcaagtagtataattattaaatgcaagtgtacgtaagactatagcaaaagcccacttacttgatgataatcttcaaagatttgagggaaagacaactaaaatttggaCACGAAAGCTACCGGACTGCGTCGAACCGGACAAGAATTCGGCTACTGCGGTGCTTCGAAAATGGACAAGAATGAGTTGCTGAAATGCTGCTGGAAGGTGTGATTTCTTCTACCCTTTGGCCCCCATTTGAGTATTTCTCaagtactcaccccttacattaccaccccagataagaacgaggaacaaatcgaaaataaagaacaagaatacttttggggatggtgatccgATTCAAGACCAGTCTTATTATTCTATCTTTAAGTTAGATTATCGTATATTACGCTTTCGCAATTCGTTTTAtatcgcattgtaaagacgattattgatttatgtaatagactgaCTTTTGActatttgatgtactacgtAGCTTGTTGTTACACGAttataaattgttaaacaacgccgatggCACGTCTCGGTTTCGGGATGTGAccgaaaatttttcaaaaatttaattgattataaatcaaaactttcttaataatatattttaattttgagagGATTgtgaaaatttcgatatataatAAGATATGTTTTGTGATTCAATAAGatgtttataaaattaaaaaaatatatttactatcttgttttcatcaaataatctatttaaatgatatttattttgatttacatatttttaaatattttcaatttatcgtaattttttaaacatattcGTGCCGTGACCTTTCCGCGAAATGTCATGAGAACTGGAACGGTGACCTTCGCTATCGCAATTGTTAACCACGGTTGTGACTGAGCCGATGCCATAAACCATCTAAAGATTCACCCTACCAACAATGTCGATGAACATGAAATTGATATCTTCGGCCGACGAAGGCTCTGGCAATGATATATTATTGTACATGTCAAACTACTCATGTGATGGGAAACGAGATAATACATGTTCACCATTTCTTCTTTGTTATGTTCCATCAAAGTGTGATCATTGTGTTCCTGTCACATGTGATCCTTTATTTAATCGAATCCAACTCAAGTGCATGGGCAAGCTTTAACAATCAATGAACCCGTGACATGCTTTAATAATCAATTTATTCTGCCATTCATTATGAAAAAAATGAGGTTGAAAATTTGATACTACATTTTTTTAGTTTGCTTGTAAATTTAGTAATTTATTTATACTATTTTCACTTTTCATTATTcagtaaaattttcaaaactaaaattttatcgattttcttaacaattttatttaaaaagagaTAAAGACATTTTTTCTTATCACATGAGTAGATTCCACGAATGATTTCATCAAAGATCAATTAAGAAAGACAATTTTTCTTATCACATGAGTTGATATAAacgattttttataaaaaaaattattttcaggaATCTTTCTTATTTGGTGAAaacaattttttcataaaaaagacgttaataaaatattaataagcaAAAAACTTGTTTCACCCAAAACTCATAAGATGGATTTCCAAgaatctttctttgttttttttttttttttgtcaaaatcaGAACTCTCTTCATTTTCTCACTTTAAATTTCTCATTTGCTGCATTGGAAATATGCAGTCTTCTCTTAATGTGCTCACTTTTAGCACCCGTTGGTGAAGCTTCTTTGTTATCAAAATCCTATCACATGTGattctttatttaattgaatccAACTCAAGTGCATGAGCGGCAAACTTTAGCCACAGATTCAAGAAGATACGCAAGTTAAAAATTGAAAAGATCGATGATCGGATAGTATATTTGGAAGCTAATTCTGTTCTTTTTCTCTATTTTGTTTATCTGTTATAACCATGTTTCTTGTTTTCTGTTTCATATTATTTCTTCTAAATCTATTTTTGTTGGTTCGAAGAATATGTTTTAAAGATCATTctgttctttattttttatttcgttGATTTCTTTCATTACAATCTATTTTTGTTAGTAATTGCGTATTTAACTTCCGTGCAGAGACACAAAAAAACTATGAGTAAAGCAAGTGGTAGTGGATCTAGCGGAAGTGAGATGCATTCATGTGGCTTGCCAGTTGCGGAGATCATGGAAAGAGACGTCAAGATTTCTGTATGGATAGAGCTTCAAAGTTCTCCTGTCACAGCCGAAGAGTATCAAATCTGTGTTGTCACATAGTCGACGCTCTAAGAGGATTGGTGTACTGCAGCAGAGATATATTCATCAATGCATATGCAGACATCAATCGTATCCCCGAAAATCATACAAAAGCACTACAACAAAGCAGAATTACATTGTCACACGTTGAGCACATAAGTATGCATGTTTTcatattcatttttcattatttttttatgttgattTTAATTTGATGGTCATCATTTCTTTACATGCGACAGACCACAAAATGTTACAGGACTTTGGAATTTGGGCCCAAAAAACGAACCTCCCGTAAATTTGCAGATCATATCGGGCGACACGGGTTTTTGGCCTACAATGAAAACTTTtagatattataaatataatattatgatgGCATGTCGTCCTTCCAAGTACAGAAACTATCTTCCAGCAAATACAGTCATGTGCTGGAATTAGTTAGTGATAGAAAATTTGTTCTCTGCCAAATAGAATTATAATAGTAAATTTGTTGTAATATTTACATTTACTTCTTGAAATTCGGTTAAATTTAGTTGTCTTGAACTTCAATATGAATCTTGTCATTCAATACTTGTGAATTGAAATGATGATTATGTTGTATTGAATGGCAAAATTCATTCAAAACAATGAAATTTAACCGAAAATTTCAATAAGTAATGgtaaatattacaaaaaatttactagaaaaattttatttgagcAGGGTATAAATTTCCTAGCACCAACTGATTCCAGCAGATGATGATGTTTGCTAGAGGATACTTTCGGAACTTGGAATTACCAGATGctatcataatattatatttatatttcatcaaAGTTTTCATTGTAGGCCAAAAACCAGTGTCGTCCGATACGATGAGAAAATTAACGGGAGGTTTGTTTTTTTGGGTTCAAGTCGCAAAGTCCTCCAACATTTTGTGGTTTGTCGCATCTTTCCATGTATCAAAGAAATAACAGCTaccaaatttaaatcaatatatatatatatgaaaatacgAGTACATGTGTGCTCAATGTGTGACAATGTAATTCCGCTTTGTTGTAATGCTTTTGTATGTGTTTTTGACATACTTTTGACTCCGCATATGCATTGATGGTTATATCTCTGGTACTGTACCTCAATTCTCTAAGAACCTTGACTATGTGACAACTCAAACTTGATATGTTTTTGCTGGGGACAAAGCATTTTTCAAGGTTTATCCATACAGAAATTTTGACGTCTTTCTCCTCGATCCTCGCAAGTGACAAACCGCTTGGATGCTTTTCACTGCGACTAGatttgttggggaattacacccccgaagcgatgccgatcaagatgataataatacccaaaaaattgcgaaataaaataaccaacaagaacacaaagatttacgtggttcacccaatataggctacgtccacggagcactgcaacttttataactggaagaaatattacaacaagtgtatacaccaatacactcatatttctcacactcccaacccgagtatatcgagaaaataatttctctaactcacataaagagaattcccgcactcaagaaaaaaatacactctttttttctatgcactctctttttatcaaagctaaaaagcttttgattttgggatacaataagtgaaagaattgagctctatttataactaattccctcatTCAACTTTATAAGTTTTTCCGATGTGGGATGAggctttatattattttatttaatatgtggGCCACACCCctcacctaacaattctcccacttgaagacttgatttcaatcaagTCTTCACACCAACAGTGCAGcaactcatatatctccatttatacttgcagtccaactgaagttgaacacaacttcagtttgtcaatggttaccgtcttcgtgagcatatcggctggatttatacttccaggaatcttctccagcatcaagactccatcttccatcactgatctgatgaaatggtacctaacctgtatatgctttgtcctagcatgataaacatgattttttgctaaatgaatagcactttgactgtcacagtataatgtgctatcttcaagcttctgacccaattcctccagaaaggatttcaaccataacatctccttgctagctacagtaactgcaacatactcagcctcagtagtcgaaagcgcaacaatcttttgcagcttagacacccagcttacaactgtaccacctaatgtgaacacatatccagtagtacttttcttgccatccaggtcaccacccatatcggcatcgacaaaaccctgtaagccaaattttgatctcctgaagcataaagaacaattagcagtacctttcaaatacctgagaatccacttaactgcttcccagtgttgctttcctggattactcataaacctgctcacaactcccactgcatgtgctatgtctggtcttgtgcacaccattgcatacatgaggcttccgacagcagaagcataaggaaccttattcatatgagcctgctcctgctccgtcgatggtgattgtgctttggttagtttgaaatgacttaccaaaggagtactcacagatttaacttcatccatattaaatctgctaaccacctttttcacgtactcttcttgagataacttcaagaatccattcacccggtctctaaagatcctcattccaaaaatttgctttgcagcacccaaatccttcatggcaaattcctttgataaatctttcttgagtttatcaatttcttccagacaagcttcagctatcagcatatcatctacatatagcagtagtatgatataagaaccgtcaaactttttcacataacaacactgatcagcttgacaccttaggaatccattttcactcatgaatccatcaaacttcttgtaccactgtcttggagcttgtttgagaccgtacaagctcttctgaagtttgcacaccattctctcttttccccgtacttcaaagccctgtggctgcttcatataaatttcttcatctagacgatcaccgtgaagaaacgcagtctttacatccaactgctctaaatgtaagtcttccttcgccactagtccaagtacagtcctgatagtggttaatttaCCCACCGGAGAGAAGATCTcggtgtaatcaattccttcccgttgttggaagcctttacaacaagtcttgccttgtaccgcttgctaccattatgctcttcttttaaccggtacacccacttgttatgtaacgcctttttgccttgcggaagttctgtcaactcccacgtctgattagatgacagtgaatccatctcatcttccatggtcaactcccacttggttgaatcatctttttgcattgcctcttcataggtctccggttcacctttgtctgtcagcaaaatatagtgaagtgcaggggaATATCTCtcaggtggtctaatggttctcaaagatctcctgagttcaatcaccggagtttgtgggtcatcatcttgtgcagttttttcttcatcttcctggttactggttttcgattcattcacaggaatgtttgtcaatggcacttcatcagtcttcttgacttcaggacattcatctccTACTTcaatgtctgacttgtccttgtacagaagtttctcattaaagattacatccctgctccgaatgatcttccgatttcggtcatcccagaaacgataaccaaactcattatctccataaccaataaagaagcacttctttgatttcggatcaagttttgttctgcttgctgaatcaatatgaacaNgtcaagatggagaaaaccattcctggtacacctcaacagaatggtgtagctgaaaggatgaacaggaccttgaatgaacgcgcaaggagcatgagattgcattctggattgccaaaatcattctgggctgatgctgttaacactgcagcatatctgatcaacagaggaccttcggtaccaNtatttttcagaaaataaacccaaacttttctactcgaatcgtcaatgaatgtgacatagtatctcgagcctccaagggatgtcacaggagatggtccacatacatcagtatgaaccaactccaactttgctgcttttggttctctaccgccttttgaaaagctcactttcttctgctttccaaagatacagctttcacatagttggtgttcaacagtctttaattctggtagctttccttttgacaccaacatcttcatttccttctcactcatgtgtccaagtctataatgccatagacttgaattggctccagcatccacagctgctaatgtgtctctgcaactggaagtcatatacaatgttccagttttctttcctcgagcaacaattatggctcctttgttcactttccaggaaccatcaccgaaggtcacattgtggccttcatcagcgagctgtcccaccgagatcagattgcgtgtcaattttggtacatgtctgactttgttgattttccagacatatccatttgacatcttcatccgtacatcacccataccaacaatttctaagggttttccatcagccagaaaaacttttccgtaatcgccagcgatgtCATTATCAAATACATCACGATCACctgtggtatgaaacgaagctcccgagtccataacccaagaatcaacagggctttccatggataatagcagagcatcatgtacttcctcagtgacaACATTGGAATTATTCTTCGttgatctgcagttctttttcaggtgacaagtctcaccacagctccagcacttcatattcttttcaaagatgtttttgtcttttccatttcttgacttggatctaccgcgccatcggttggaagtcctttcaccactcctgcctcttcctctgttatcaagatttagagcagatctcgatgatgttgcttcacccgagtctttcctgcaaacttcttcagcaaggatttgatctctaacatcattcagttgtagttttccttttccaacagagttgctaaccgctgcccgcatcggttcccaattgtctggtaaagacgccagaagaataagtgctcgaatctcatcatcaaatttgatgtccaccgatgtcagctgggagacaatcgtgttgaattcatttatgtgttttgccaccgaagcaccttctcccatcttcaagttgaataactttttcatgagatgtactttgttgtttgctgatggcttctcgtacatgtctgaaagaatggtcatcatctcctccgtggttttggcatccgccacgttatgcgccacgttctttgttagggtcaatcgtatgacacctaaaacctgtcggtcaaggagctcccaatcatcatcctccatctttttcGGATTTtttcctgatagaggttgatgcagtttcttactgtacagataatctcttatctgtaaccgccagaacgaaaaatctgttccatcgaacttgttgattcccggtcccgatccatcatctccggccatcacttctctagccttagcaaaaaatctaaaaaatcttttctgatgtggaagatcagacaaagctgcaaccacagagcatactcagaatttttaagaattttcacaacaaggctctgataccagtttttggggaattacacccccgaagcgatgccgatcaaGATGATAATAGTATCCAAAaaattgcgaaataaaataaccaacaagaacacaaagatttacgtggttcacccaatataggctacgtccacggagcactgcaacttttataactggaagaaatattacaacaagtgtatacaccaatacactcaatatttctcacactcccaacccgagtataccgagaaaataatttctctaactcacacaaagagaattcccgcactcaagaaaaaaatacactctttttttctatgcactctctttttatcaaagctaaaaagcttttgattttgggatacaataactgaagaaattgagctctatttataactaattccctcatTCAACTTTATAAGTTTTTCCGATGTGGGATGAggctttatattattttatttaatatgtagGCCACACCCCTCACCTAACAAGATTCGCCGCTTGGATGCTTCTCACTGCGACTAGATCCACTGCCACTTGCTCTACTCATGGTTCCATGTGACTCTACGGGAAATTGATCAAATCGTAATAATGCATATAATCAAGAACTTATCGATCTTGGAactaagtttttttaaaaaaacaaaaaatcccATAAAGATCACAATAATGTCTAAAAGTAAGAAAATAAGTGCTTCGTCTTCTTGATGTGTGAAAGATTTGGTGCTgatagaaataaaattaaaaagaaataatttttgctTCAATAATCATTCGGAAGTTTAAAATACTCATTTGCAAACAAAAATAGATTGTAAAGAAATAAATCAACGAAATAGAGAAAAAGAACATAAAGATATTTTAAGCATATTCTTCAAACAAACCAAAATAGATTTAGAAGAAATAATATGAAACagaaaacaataaacatggttacACCAGATAAACAGAATAGAGAAAAAGAACAATATGAGCTTTCAAATCCTTGCAAGCAGTAACaagatttaaacaaaataaaagaaatagcCTGCCACGAAATGTAAAATACCACAAGTCGTCATAATCCAGAACAAGAAGCTACTCAAATTGAGAAAATTCAGACATGGATGGATAGaaggtgtttttttttttgtgggtgCTTCTCTTTTTAGAACGATTATGGTTTTGCTTATAGATCCCCACACATTAAGAAGAGGAAGCacttattttcttatttttagacATTATTGTGATCTTTATgggattttttgttttttgttgttttaaaaaaaaacttagttTCAAGATCGATAAGTTCTTGATTATGTTCATTATTACGAT
Protein-coding sequences here:
- the LOC140969352 gene encoding uncharacterized protein, whose translation is MTQKEADDSNDVVAGTILINEMSAYVLFDCGATHSFISKRFTKKLRLIPEILVEPFRVATPTSKTIETHRVHRYCEICINDHLFQAELIQLNIVEFDAILGMNWLSKNHAIVDCRLKNVRLRAPNQEEIVYYGKVKKHESLLSASQT
- the LOC140969353 gene encoding uncharacterized protein is translated as MDGRPVRNNRNPRYGNRNNNRNNTNNEENLHPPPPPGLGLSQVDLMAIATIVATTIQGLGNTNANDNPPPPGPPAHGVKYHYKSQRKNRTQKFKRDPNLEIAQNWIKNIKTQLRLLEIPNEFKVDVVTPFLEEKVAKWWETVSPALTADGPITWQQFREVFLKQYYPAEVRLHKLSEFENFAQTLDMSVVEYTSKFNSLGAYEPTIMADDTLKMHRFKRGLSSRIQPALAVYQPTSFADLMGTPIRAETDIKSLEDENKNKQPLSGQYFKGKQSFKRPNQSSGSFKGAXLGFVALQMWLFKFLM